In Massilistercora timonensis, the following are encoded in one genomic region:
- a CDS encoding DUF3842 family protein, translated as MKVLIIDGQGGGLGRQLVTAVKEKCPEAEVLAVGTNSTATGAMLRAGADQAATGENAVLVACRRADVIIGPIGIVIADSMLGEITPAMAAAVGQSPARRILLPVNQCDNLVVGAADLSMADKVREAAELLRGLLDQ; from the coding sequence ATGAAAGTTTTGATCATAGACGGCCAGGGCGGCGGCCTGGGCCGGCAGCTGGTAACAGCAGTAAAAGAGAAGTGTCCGGAGGCGGAGGTGCTGGCGGTGGGAACTAACAGTACCGCCACGGGCGCCATGCTCCGGGCGGGAGCGGATCAGGCGGCCACCGGGGAAAACGCGGTGCTGGTGGCGTGCCGACGAGCGGACGTGATCATCGGGCCCATCGGGATCGTGATCGCGGATTCCATGCTGGGGGAGATCACCCCGGCCATGGCTGCGGCGGTAGGCCAGAGCCCGGCCAGAAGGATCCTGCTTCCGGTGAATCAGTGCGATAACCTGGTTGTGGGAGCCGCGGATCTTAGCATGGCGGATAAGGTGCGGGAAGCGGCAGAGCTCCTGCGCGGACTTCTGGATCAGTAG
- a CDS encoding (Fe-S)-binding protein: MRGKEEILEHINAFVREYQKGRELTARWKLPLMGFADANSPYIRSLKELISPTHYLPEEFLPDCKTILCYFFPFTEEIARSNEEGTEPSAVWVRAYQETNQMFVELNRSLAELFASWGYRAVSPDPVGMIDEEHIYSNWSQRHIAYAAGLGTFGMNNMLITEAGTCGRFYSLITDYPADTDGPVRKERCLYKRNGSCGLCVRRCPIHALTLESGFDRIACQRHLADFEKRLGADVCGKCTLQLPCTYGIPNRDGV, from the coding sequence ATGCGGGGAAAAGAAGAGATCCTGGAACATATCAATGCATTTGTCCGGGAGTATCAGAAGGGAAGAGAACTGACTGCGAGATGGAAACTGCCGCTGATGGGATTCGCGGATGCGAACAGCCCCTATATACGAAGTTTGAAGGAGCTGATCTCCCCTACCCACTATCTGCCGGAGGAATTTCTCCCGGATTGTAAGACTATCCTGTGTTATTTCTTTCCCTTTACAGAGGAGATCGCCCGCAGCAACGAGGAAGGGACAGAGCCTTCTGCCGTCTGGGTGAGGGCCTATCAGGAGACCAATCAGATGTTTGTAGAGCTGAACCGGTCTCTGGCAGAGCTTTTTGCCTCCTGGGGCTACCGGGCGGTATCGCCGGATCCGGTGGGGATGATCGACGAGGAGCATATCTACAGCAACTGGTCCCAGCGACACATTGCGTATGCTGCAGGCCTTGGGACTTTCGGGATGAACAATATGCTGATCACAGAGGCGGGGACCTGCGGCCGGTTTTATTCCCTGATCACCGATTATCCGGCGGATACGGACGGGCCGGTTCGAAAAGAGCGGTGCCTCTATAAGCGGAACGGTTCCTGCGGCCTGTGTGTGAGGAGATGCCCCATCCATGCACTGACCCTGGAGAGCGGATTTGACCGGATCGCCTGCCAGAGGCACCTGGCGGACTTTGAGAAGCGGCTGGGGGCAGATGTATGTGGGAAATGTACACTTCAGCTGCCCTGCACCTATGGAATACCAAATAGGGACGGAGTTTAG